Genomic window (Pradoshia sp. D12):
TGATTATTTAACCGAACTGGGGATAGATGTTATCTGGATTTGCCCTATTTATCAATCCCCCAATGCGGATAATGGTTATGATATCAGTGATTACCAAGCAATCATGGACGAGTTTGGAACGATGAAGGATTTTGACGAATTACTGGAGAAAGTTCATAAACGGGGTATGAAATTAATAATGGATCTGGTTGTTAACCATACAAGTGATGAGCACCCGTGGTTTTTAGAATCCAAAACATCAGTAGATTCACCTAAAAGAGATTGGTACATATGGAATGATGGAAGCCCTAGTGGCCCACCGAATAATTGGGAGAGTATTTTCTCCGGCAGTGCATGGGAATATGATGTGGAAAGTGGGCAATATTATTTGCATGTATTTGCAACAAAACAGCCTGATTTGAATTGGGAGAACAAGGATATGAGAGAGGCCGTTTATAATATGGTCAATTGGTGGTTAGATAAAGGGATTGACGGATTCCGTATTGACGCTATTAGCCATATAAAAAAGAAGGCTGGTTTTCCAGATGCAGCAGGATTAGATGATAACGGGATAAAAGGTTTCAAGATGTATACGGACCAGGATGGGATTCATGATTTCCTTCAAGAATTAAAGATGAAAACATACTCAAACTATGACATTATGACGGTGGGAGAAGCAAGTGGGGTAAGAGCCGAAGATGCAGACCCCTGGGTAGAAGAGCAAAAAGGTGCTTTTGATATGGTATTTCAATTCGAGCATTTGAGCCTATGGGAAAAAGAAACTGAAGTTGATCTCGACCTTGTATCATTAAAAAGAATCCTGTCAAAATGGCAAACTGTATTACATGGTAAAGGCTGGAATGCGTTGTTCATTGAAAATCATGATAAACCACGTATTGTATCCGTACTGGGAAATGATCAGGAGTATTGGCAAGAAAGCGCTAAGATGCTAGGAACTATGTATTTCTTCATGCAGGGTACCCCTTTTATTTATCAAGGGCAGGAAATTGGCATGACAAATGTAGCCTTTCCTTCTATTAATGATTACGATGATATTAGCATGAAGAATTACTATCAGTTAGAAACTGCCAAAGGAAGAGACTATCTTGAAATTATGAAGGTAATATGGAAAAACGGACGTGATAATTCCAGAACACCAATGCAATGGGATGATTCGTTAAACGGTGGTTTTACATTAGGAATACCTTGGATGAAGGTGAATCCAAATTACCAGGAGATTAATGTAAAGCATCAGCGTCAGGATTCCAATTCGATTCTTTCCTTTTATAAAAAAATGATTCGCTTGCGCAAGCAGTATGATTGTCTTGTTTATGGTGAATATAAGCTTTACCTTGAAGATGATCCTAATGTGTACATGTACTCCAGATTTACAGATGAACAAACCGCTTTAGTAATCTGTAATTTCAATAAAGATAGTGAAGCTATTACTTTACCGGTGTTCAATGGGTTGACAGGGGAGCTAATCCTTAGTAATTATAATAATCATAGTGAAGAAACAGACGAACAGGGTAATATCTATTTATCACCATATGAATCAAGAGTCTATCTCTTCAAACAGATCGCTGAATAGGAAATGGGGAACAATCGTATGGCGATAACGATAAAAGACGTAGCGAAATTGGCAAATGTGGCACCTTCGACAGTTTCCAGAGTAATTGCCAACAATCCAAGAATAAGCGAGAAGACAAAAAGAAAAGTAAGAGAAGCAATGGAAGAACTCGGCTATCATCCAAATTTTATAGCGAGAAGCTTGGCAAACAAGTCAAGTGAGGTTTTAGGAATCGTTATGCCCAAGTCTGGAGATGGATCTTTTTTAAATCCATTTTTCTCTACGGTTATGAAGGGTTTAAGCCAGGCTGCGCATGAAGACTTGTATGGCTTACATATTACTACGGGGATATCGGATGAAGGAATATTTAATGAAGTTGAAAAAATGGTACATGGCGGCAGAGTGGACGGAGTTATTTTGCTTTACTCTAAAGTTGACGATACCGTATTGAACTATCTATATAAAATAAATTTCCCATTTGTTGTTATTGGAAAACCACCAATGCATGACAGCAGTATTACGTATGTGGATAACGATAATTTTCAGGCCGGCAAGGATGTAGCCGATTATTTACTTGCGAACGGGCATAAGGATATCGCCTTTATTGGAGGGAGTGCCCATCTGGTCGTCACGATTGAACGGATGAGAGGGTACGAGGAAGCATTGAAGGAAGCTGGAATACCTATTTTAAAAGAATATGCGATTCATGAAGATTTCATGCTTGAAGGCGGTAAAGAAGCAGTCAAGCAATTAATGAATCTTGAAAAACCTCCTTCAGCATTGATAGTTGCTGATGATTTTATGGCACTTGGTGTACTGAACATGCTTGATGAAATGGATATCAGTGTTCCAGAGGATATCTCAGTAGTAAGCTTTAATAATGTCTTAATTTCTCAATTGTCAAAGCCTCCTCTTTCCTCTGTGGATATCAATATAGAGAAATTGGGGTATCAGGCAGTCAAATTGCTGATTTCCAAAATAAAGAACCCTCAGGGACCAACAATGCGTATGATTATTCCGCATCAATTCATTATTCGATCATCTGTTACAAAAAAATAAGGTACTTTTATAAAGAAACGGTGAAGACATCTTAAAGGTGTCTTCACCGTTTTCTATCTTTATCCATTATCCATTAACGACAC
Coding sequences:
- a CDS encoding glycoside hydrolase family 13 protein, producing the protein MNKKWWKEAVCYQIYPKSFKDSNGDGIGDLRGVINKLDYLTELGIDVIWICPIYQSPNADNGYDISDYQAIMDEFGTMKDFDELLEKVHKRGMKLIMDLVVNHTSDEHPWFLESKTSVDSPKRDWYIWNDGSPSGPPNNWESIFSGSAWEYDVESGQYYLHVFATKQPDLNWENKDMREAVYNMVNWWLDKGIDGFRIDAISHIKKKAGFPDAAGLDDNGIKGFKMYTDQDGIHDFLQELKMKTYSNYDIMTVGEASGVRAEDADPWVEEQKGAFDMVFQFEHLSLWEKETEVDLDLVSLKRILSKWQTVLHGKGWNALFIENHDKPRIVSVLGNDQEYWQESAKMLGTMYFFMQGTPFIYQGQEIGMTNVAFPSINDYDDISMKNYYQLETAKGRDYLEIMKVIWKNGRDNSRTPMQWDDSLNGGFTLGIPWMKVNPNYQEINVKHQRQDSNSILSFYKKMIRLRKQYDCLVYGEYKLYLEDDPNVYMYSRFTDEQTALVICNFNKDSEAITLPVFNGLTGELILSNYNNHSEETDEQGNIYLSPYESRVYLFKQIAE
- a CDS encoding LacI family DNA-binding transcriptional regulator; its protein translation is MAITIKDVAKLANVAPSTVSRVIANNPRISEKTKRKVREAMEELGYHPNFIARSLANKSSEVLGIVMPKSGDGSFLNPFFSTVMKGLSQAAHEDLYGLHITTGISDEGIFNEVEKMVHGGRVDGVILLYSKVDDTVLNYLYKINFPFVVIGKPPMHDSSITYVDNDNFQAGKDVADYLLANGHKDIAFIGGSAHLVVTIERMRGYEEALKEAGIPILKEYAIHEDFMLEGGKEAVKQLMNLEKPPSALIVADDFMALGVLNMLDEMDISVPEDISVVSFNNVLISQLSKPPLSSVDINIEKLGYQAVKLLISKIKNPQGPTMRMIIPHQFIIRSSVTKK